The sequence CGTGTTCGCGGCTCAGGCGGCTCATGTAGTGTTGCTGGTCATCATGAGCCAGGCGCGCGGAGTTCAAGCGAGTGCGCGGGATAATGCTGGTGCCCAAGTGGGTCATGATGTCGGTGAAATAGCGGTTGCCGGTGGACAAGGCAATCTGCAGGTGAAACTGAAAGTCCGATGCCACCGCATCACCGGCGTGGGCAGCGCTTTCGTTCAACGCATCCAGGGCGGCGCGCATGGCCGCCAACTGTTCGTCACTGCGGCGTTGGGCTGCCAGGCCGGCGGATTCCACTTCGAGGCTGATGCGCAGTTCCAGAATCGCCAGCACATCACGTAATGTCACCACCGTGGCCGGGTCGATCCGGAAACCGCTGGGGCTTGGCGTATCCAACACAAAGGTGCCGATGCCGTGACGGGTTTCCACCTGCCCTGCCGCCTGCAGCCTCGAGATGGCTTCACGTACCACGGTACGGCTGACGCCATGGGCATCCATGATCGCCGATTCGGTAGGCAATTTATCACCACGTTTGAGCTGACCGTCGCGGATCTGCTCGGACAGCACCGTGACCAATTCCTGGGCAAGGCTGCGACGCTTGCGGGGAAGACGAGGGGCGGCGCTGGAGTTTTCCATGATGAATCATCTATCTCGGCGAACTAAAGGGGCATCATAGCCCAAGCCGGTTGTACGATCACCGTTCTGTCAGCACTTTCATCTGCAACCTGCGGGCTTTTGCAGCGCGCAAAAAAATACCCCGGCAAAGCCGAGGCATTTTTCAACACTTGCCCGAAGGCTTGTGTCCTGTCACTTCACCACTTTCAGACTCGGACGACCGCTAGGACGCGGCGGCTCGGAATCAGGCGGCGGCACATCATTGTCATCTTCGAGCTCGATCGCGTCGTCGTCCTCAAGAGGCGACTCCAGATCAAACACCATGCCCTGGCCGTTCTCCCGGGCATAAATCCCCAGGATGGCGCCGATGGGCACGTACAGCGTATGCGGCACACCGCCGAAACGCCCTTCGAAACTGACCGCTTCATTGTCCATGTGCAGGTGTCTCACGGCACTGGGCGAAACGTTCAGGACGATCTGTCCGTCACTGGCAAAACCTTGTGGTACCTGCACAGCAGGAAACTCGGAATTGACCAGCATGTGCGGGGTGCAATCGTTGTCCACAATCCACTCATAGAGCGCGCGGACCAGATAAGGTCGACTGGAGTTCATCAGCGGCTCCTTAAGCCTTAGCGCATATCACGTTCGACACCAGACAGACTCGCCTGGAAAGCCTCACGCGCAAACTGGCGCTCCATGTAATCAAGCAGCGGCTTGGCAGGCCGCGGCAGTTCAATGCCCAGAATCGGCAAGCGCCAGAGTATGGGTAATAGGCAGCAATCCACCAGACTTTGTTCCTCGCTGAGGAAAAAAGGTTTGTCGGCAAATAACGGCGAAACACCCGTCAGGCTCTCACGCAATTCCTTGCGCGCCTGAACGCGAGCCGCTTCTTTGCTGCGCGAATCCAGGATCAAATCGACCAGGCCACACCAGTCACGCTGAATCCGATGGATCAGCAGACGGCTGTTGGCACGTGCCACCGGATACACCGGCAACAAAGGCGGATGCGGGTAACGCTCATCCAGATATTCCATCACCACGGTTGACTCCCACAGCGCCAGGTCACGATCAACCAGGGTGGGCAAGCTGCCGTAAGGGTTCACTTCGATCAGTTTCGGCGGGTGACGACCGGCCTCCACACTGATGATCTCTGCGCTGACACCCTTCTCTGCGAGCACGATGCGTACTCGGTGGGAATAGTGGTCGGCGGGGTCGGAGTAACAGGCCAACCGATTGGTCACGCCCATGGCGGTCCTCCTCGCTTGTTGAAATTATTGAAACGCTCAAAAACGAGCGCGCCCAGAGAGCATCTCCGTAACGCCTGGATCAACCAGACCGTTACCTGTTCAGAGATGCCGCTGGGCGCGCAAGATTAACAGCAATTGCTTACGGTTGGATCAATGCACGTCCTTCCAGTATTCGCGTTTGAGTAAATATGCGAACACGAAGAAGAAGGCCAGGTACAGCAACACATAGGTACCAATGCGCTGATGCTGCAGCTTCACTGGGTTGGCCGAATAGGCCAGGAAGGTCACCAGGTTCTTGACCTTCTCATCAAACTGCTCTTCGTTCAACGCACCGGTTTTTGGCATTATGGTCAGTTGATCGCACGCTTCATGAGTCAGCGGCGTACCGGTCAACGGGTCATATTGCTTCTTGCCGTCTTCAACGATCTGAACCTGCTTGCATCCTACCACTTGGCGACCCTGCAGGCCGACCAGAACGTTAGGCATACCGACATTCGGGAACACCTTGTTGTTCACGCCGTACGGGCGCGACGGGTCTTCATAGAAGGATCTCAGGTAGCCGTAGAGCCAATCGGTGCCACGAACGCGCGCCACCAGGGTCAGGTCCGGCGGTGCCGCCCCGAACCAGGTCTTGGCATCGGCAGGTTGCATACCGATGTTCATGTGGTCTCCGATCTTGGCGCCGGTGAACACCAGGTTCTTGAGCATCACGTCATGGGGAATGCCCAAATCATCGGCAACCCGCTCGTAACGCTGGAACTTGGCGCTGTGGCAGCCCATGCAGTAGTTGGCGAACGTACGTGCGCCATCTTGCATCGCAGCCTTGTCAGATACGTCGATATCGACTTTTTCCAGGTCCGGGCCATGCTCGGCCGCGAAGGACAGTATCGGCAGGGCCGCAAGAATCAATGCAACGAATAATTTTTTCATCAGCCAGTCACCCTTTCCGGAACCGGTTTGGTCTTCTCGAGCCTGGTGTAGAACGGCATCAGAATGAAGTAGGCGAAGTACAGGAACGTGCAGACCTGCGACAGCAGCGTACGCTCAGGGGTCGGCGCCAATACGCCCAGTACGCCCAGGATCACGAACGAAATGCAGAACACCCACAGCCAGATCTTGCTCATCCAGCCCTTGTAGCGCATGGATTTGACCGGACTACGGTCGAGCCATGGCAGGACGAACAGCACGGCGATGGCCGCGCCCATGGCGATAACGCCCATGAGTTTGTCGGGAATCGCCCGCAAAATGGCGTAGAACGGAGTGAAGTACCAGACCGGGGCAATGTGTTCCGGGGTCTTGAAGGCGTTCGCTTGTTCGAAGTTCGGCTTCTCGAGGAAATAACCGCCCATCTCCGGGAAAAAGAACACGATCGAGCAAAAGATGAACAGGAACACCACCACGCCGACGATATCTTTCACGGTGTAGTACGGGTGGAAGGCAATGCCATCCAGCGGTACGCCGTTCTCGTCCTTGTGCTTCTTGATGTCCACGCCGTCCGGGTTGTTGGAGCCGACTTCGTGCAGCGCCAGGACGTGCAACACCACCAGGCCGAGAATCACGATCGGCAAGGCCACCACGTGCAAGGCGAAGAAGCGGTTCAGGGTAATACCGGAAATCAGGTAGTCACCACGAATCCACTGGGTCAGGTCGTTGCCGATGACAGGGATCGCACCGAACAGCGAGATGATCACCTGGGCGCCCCAGTAGGACATCTGGCCCCACGGCAGCAGGTAGCCCATGAAGGCCTCAGCCATCAGCGCCAGGTAGATCAGCATGCCGAACACCCACACCAGCTCGCGAGGCTTCTGGTACGAACCGTAGAGTAAGCCACGGAACATGTGCAGATAGACCACGATGAAGAACATCGAAGCGCCCACGGCATGAAGCAGACGCAAGATAGCGCCATGATTGACGTCGCGCATGATGCCTTCGACGGACGCAAAGGCCTCTTCCGCCGACGGGGTGTAGCTCATGGTCAGCCAGACACCGGTAACGATCTGGTTGACCAGCACCAGCAGTGCCAGGGAGCCAAAGAAGTAGAAGAAGTTGAAGTTCTTCGGGGCGTAATACTTGCTGAGATGGTCTTCCCACATCTTGGTGGCGGGGAAGCGTGCATCAACCCAATCCATGAACTTGCTCATCAGACTTTCTCCCCCTCGTCGACGCCAATGACAATGACACTGTCAGTCTCGTAGTGATGTGGCGGAACTGGCAGGTTCAAAGGCGCGGGTTGTGACTTGTAGACGCGGCCGGCCAGGTCGTAGTGGGAACCGTGGCACGGGCAGAAGTAGCCGCCGACCCAGTCCTTGCCCAAGTCCGCGGGCGCCACTTCCGGGCGGAAGGTGGGAGAGCAACCCAAGTGGGTGCAGATACCGATCAGCAGCAGAATCTCTGGCTTGATCGAGCGAATTTCCTTATCGACGTAAGCGGGTTGGTCGGAATTCTTCGAGTCGGGGTCAGACAACTGGCCTTCGATCTTCTTCAAATTTCCCAGGATTTCCTCAGTACGACGAACGATGAACACTGGCTGACCGCGCCATTCAGCAATCATTTGCTGGCCTGGATCGATCTTGCTGACATTCACCTTCACCGGTGCACCTGCGGCTTTCGCCTTGGCACTGGGAAACCATGACCCCACGAACGGGACCGCAGCCCCCACCGCTCCTGCAGCACCCACCACGGATGTGGCTGCTACCAAGAAGCGACGCCGGCCTGCATTCACGCCGTCATTGCTCATTCAGTCCTCTCCCATCAGCTTTGTGGCCTGTTAAATCAGGCGTCTACTAAGTGTTAAATCTGAACTTATAAAAATTTTGCCGAATGGTAATGAAAAGCCCCACCTCTGACAAGGTAATTACCCCCGGCCCCAGCTCCAAGCCTTTGAGTATAGGGGGTCTACGGATGTGGCAAGTTGTCACGGTAAAAAATTGCCTATAAATCGCAGACAATAAAAAACGCCCAGCTCCGTGAGGAGGCTGGGCGTTTTCTGGAACGTAAAAGCGAATTAACGCTTCGAGTACTGCGGACGCTTACGCGCTTTACGCAGACCGACTTTCTTACGTTCAACTTCACGAGCATCGCGAGTAACGAAGCCAGCTTTGCGCAGAGCGCCACGCAGGGTTTCGTCGTACTGCATCAGAGCGCGAGTGATACCGTGGCGGATTGCGCCAGCTTGACCACTTACACCGCCACCGATAACGGTGACGTAGATGTCGAACTTTTCAACGGTCTCGGTCAATTCCAGCGGCTGACGAACTACCATACGGGCAGTTTCGCGACCGAAGAAGTTTTCCAGAGTGCGGTTGTTGATCGAGATGTTACCAGTGCCCGGACGCAGGAAAACGCGTGCGGTTGCGGTTTTGCGACGGCCAGTGCCGTAATTTTGAGTCGCCGACATAATGAACTATTCCGTTAAAACTTCAGTTCTTGGGGCTGCTGAGCAGCATGAGGGTGAGCAGCGCCCGCATAGACTTTCAGCTTGCGAAACATATCGCGACCCAGTGGGCCCTTAGGCAGCATACCTTTGACCGCGATTTCGATCGGGGCTTCAGGCTTCTTGGAAATCAGGCCTTCGAAGTTCGAAGACTTGATACCGCCTGGGAAACCGGAGTGACGGTAGTACATTTTGTCTTGCGCTTTGTTGCCGGTAACACGTACCTGCTCAGCGTTGATGATCACGATGTAGTCACCGGTGTCAACGTGAGGGGTGTATTCAGGCTTGTGCTTGCCACGCAGACGGCTGGCGACTTCAGTGGCCAGACGACCCAGGGTCTGACCAGCGGCATCGACGACAAACCAGTCGCGCTGAACTGTTTCCGGTTTTGCAGTAAAAGTTGTCATTCTTTAATAGCCTCAGGGGCCGCCCTGTAAATTAGACGGCGGATCTTACTGAATAGTGCGTACTTTGACAAGTCAAAGGCAGCCGGATACAGACGCTATCGGGGGCTCGGGTCAGCGCGTCCGTTCAACGGCAAGATTCTTCGGCAGGCGGCGCATCACTTCCACTGCAGAAAGAGGTGGGCAATTATGCAGATTGCCAAAAAAAATTCAACCTGCTTTTATGATTGTTTTCCCCGAAGGAGTACCCGATGGATTATCGACAACTGGGCCGGACCGATCTGAACGTGAGTGCGATAGCCTTGGGGACCATGACCTGGGGCGAGCAGAACAGCGAGGCAGAGGCCTTCGCACAGATCGAACGGGCCAAGGCCGCGGGGATCAATTTCCTCGACACGGCAGAAATGTACCCGGTGCCACCCAAGGCAGATACCTACGCCACCACCGAGCGTTATATCGGTAACTACTTCAAAAGCCGCGGCGACCGTGCCGACTGGATCCTCGCCAGCAAGATCGCCGGCCCCGGCAACACCATCGACTACATCCGCGATGGCAACCTCAAGCACAACCGCAAACACATCGTCGACGCCCTGGACGCCAGCCTCAAGCGCCTGCAAACCGATTGGATCGACCTCTACCAACTGCATTGGCCGGAGCGCAGCACCAACTTCTTCGGACAATTGGCCTACAAACACAAGGCCGAAGAAAACCTGACGCCGCTGGAGGAAACCCTCGAAGCCCTGGACGAACAGGTCAAGGCCGGCAAGATTCGCCATATTGGCCTGTCCAACGAAACCCCATGGGGCACCATGAAGTTCCTGGCCCTGGCCGAAGCCCGTGGCTGGACCCGCGCGGTGTCGATCCAGAACCCCTACAACCTGCTCAACCGCAGCTTTGAAGTGGGCCTGGCGGAAATCGCCATTCGCGAGCAGTGTGGGCTACTGGCCTATTCGCCATTGGCGTTCGGCATGCTGAGTGGCAAATACGAAGGGGGCGCACGTCCGGCAAAAGGTCGCCTGAGCCTCTACAGCCGCTTCAGCCGCTACTTCAACGCACAATCGGAAGCCGCATGCAGCCGTTACGTGGCCTTGGCGCGTGAGCACGGCCTGGACCCGGCGCAGATGGCGCTGGCCTTTGTGACGCAGCAGTCCTTCGTGACCAGCAACATCATTGGTGCCACGACGCTGGAGCAACTGGACAGCAACATCGCCAGCGCCGACTTGAAACTGTCGGATGAAGTGCTGGCGGGGATCGAGGAGATTCAGAAGGATCACCCAAACCCTGCGCCTTGATTGACCGGCAAGGCTGACACCTAACCTGTGGCGAGGGGGCTTGCCCCCGTTGGGCCGCGAAGCGGCCCCAAAACCTGCCATCTCAATCGACCTGAAAAAACGAGGTGCTGTTATTGGGGCTGCTACGCAGCCCAACGCGGGCAAGCTCGCTCGCCACATAAAGCCCATACGATTTTCAAAGCGCCCGCGCAATAATCTCCTTCATGATTTCATTGGTCCCCGCATAAATGCGCTGCACCCGCGCATCCGCCCAGGCCCGGGCAATCGGGTATTCCCACATGTAGCCATAACCGCCGTGCAGCTGCACGCACTCGTCGAGCACCTTGCATTGCAGGTCAGTGGTCCAGTACTTGGCCATCGCCGCCGTAGGCACGTCCAGCTTGCCTTCCAGGTGCTGCTCCAGGCACTTGTCGACAAACACCCGGCCGATCTGCGCCTCTGTTGCAATCTCCGCCAACTTGAAGCGGGTGTTCTGGAAATCGGCAATCGGCTTGCCAAACGCTTTGCGCTCGCGGGTGTATTCCAGGGTCCATTGCAATGCCGCTTCCGCTGATGCCAAGGCGCCAATTGCCACGGTCAAGCGCTCCTGGGGCAATTCCTGCATCAAATAGGCGAAGCCCATCCCCGCCTGCCCCAGCAGATTTTCCTTGGGCACCCGTACATCCTGAAAAAACAGCTCCGAGGTGTCCTGGGCCTTCATCCCGACCTTTTCCAAGCGCTTGCCCTTGTCGAAGCCTGGTGTATTCGCCTCCACCAGGAACAAGCTGGTGCCCTTCGCGCCAGCCTTCGGATCGGTCTTGGCCACAACGATGACCAAGTCTGCGAGGAAGCCATTGGTAATAAAAGTCTTCGAACCGTTGATCACATATTCATCGCCGTCCAGCACGGCGGTGGTCTTCACCCCCTGCAGGTCGGAGCCGGCACCCGGCTCGGTCATGGCGATGGCCGTGACCATCTCCCCGGAGATCAGTTTGGGCAGGTACTTCTGCTTCAGCGCTTCGCTGCCGTAATGCAGGATGTACGGCGCCACGATGTCCGAATGCAGGGAGAAACCGATCCCGGTCAACCCCAGCCGACTGATCTCCTCGATCACCACCGCGCTATAGAGAAAGTCCGCCCCCAAGCCACCATATTCTTCCGGCAGGTGAGAACAGAGCATTCCCGCCTCCCCCGCCTTGTTCCACAGGTTGCGATCAATATGCCCCTGTTTTTCCCATTGCCCGTGGAACGGCGCAGCGTCTTTTTCGAGGAAGGTGCGCACGCTCTGACGGAAGAGTTCGTGCTCCGAGCTGAACAAGGTTCTGGGAATCATGGGTCACCTGTGAGAATTGTCAGACAAGAACAAGATCACAAAGCCTAAGCCTGCGGGACGTCACAGGACACTGGACACATGCGACAAAAAATAAGACGATCCAGCCGTCTGGTGACCACTTTCCCCTATAAGAATAAATGAAATTATGTCTACCCAAGTCTCCACGCCCTTGCGGCGCGTCAGCATTTTGGCCATTGATCGGGTATTTGCTTCCACCCTCATGCAAGCCAAGGATTTCTTCCACCTCGCCAGCCTGCGCTATGGCAAACAGCTGGGCCAGGGCCTTACTCCCGCATTCGAAACCCGCCTGGTCAGCCCTGATGGGCAATCGGTGCGCAGCTTCAGCGATGTGATCATGCCGGTGGACGGCGGGCTGGAAAATGCCGACATTATTGTCCTGCCGGCGTTCTGGGACGACTTTGACTCCCTGTGCGGCCGTTATCCGCAGATCCTGCCTTGGCTACGGGAGCAACACGCCCGTGGCGCCGTGCTCTGCGGCGAAGCCACCGGGGTATTCTGGCTCGCTGAAGCGGGACTGTTGGACGGCAAGGAGGCGACCACCTATTGGCGCTTCTTCAACGCGTTCAGCGAGCGGTTCCCCAAGGTACAACTCAATCAGGACAAGCACCTGACCGACGCCGACAACCTGTACTGCGCCGGCGGTACCACCTCGGCCTGCGACCTCTACATCTATTTGATCGAACGCTTCTGCGGCGCCAACATCGCCCAGGCCGTGGCGCGCGACATTCTTTATGAAGTGCAACGCAGCTACGCCCCCGGTCGCATCGGCTTCGGCGGCCAGAAACTGCACCAGGACGTGATCATCCTGCAGATCCAGCACTGGCTCGAAGAACACTTCGCCGACAAGTTCCGCTTCGAAGACGTCGCCCGGGAACACGGCATGAGCATCCGCAACTTCATGCGCCGCTTCCAGACCGCCACCGGCGACAAGCCCCTGCACTATCTACAACGCCTGCGCATCGAAACCGCCAAGGGCTTGCTTTCGGGCAGTCGCAAAAGCATCAAGACCATCAGTTATGAGGTGGGCTATGACGATGCGAGCTTCTTTGCGCGGTTGTTCAGGCAGCACACCGAGCTGTCGCCGAACCAGTACCGCCAGCAGTTTCAGCAAGCCGCCTAAGCAAAGGGTATACACAGTACAAAGTGGGAGCTGGCTTGCCTGCGATGGCGATCTGTCAGGCACCAGATGCATTGCCTGACAGACCGCCATCGCAGGCAAGCCCGACTCCCACATTTGATTTCTGCTGATCTGGAAATTTTGTATAAAAAAGGCCTGCATCGCTGCAGGCCTTTTTCATTTCGATCACACCACTTACGGCTTATGCGCCCGCGACAGGAACTCGTGGGATTGCATTTCCAGCAAGCGGCTCAAGGTCCGTTGGAACTCGAAGTTCAAGCGACCGCCGGTGTAGAGGTCCTTGAGTTCAACTTCGGCCGAAATGATCAGCTTGACGTTACGGTCGTAGAACTCATCGACCATGTTGATAAAGCGTCGGGCGATGTCGTCGGTGGTGACGGTCATTTGCTCGACGCCGCTCAAGATAACAGCGTGGAAGATCTTGCCCAGCTCGATGTAGTCGTTCTGGCTGCGGGGGCCGTCGCACAGTTCGCGGAAGTCGAACCAGGCCACATCGTCGCAAGTGCGCAGGGCGATGATTTCGCGGTTTTCAATAATCAACTTATCGTTTTCCACGGCCTGGGTGCATTCCGGCGTCAGGGCGCGGAAGCTTTTGCGCAGGCTTTCCTGAGCGGCTTCGTCGAGCGGGAAGTGGAACAACTCCGCTTGTTCGAGGTGACGCAGGCGGTAGTCGACGCCACTGTCGACGTTGACGATGTCAGTGTTCTGCTTGATCAAGGCGATAGCCGGCAGGAAGCGCGCCCGCTGCAGGCCGTCCTTATACAGGCCGTCCGGCACGATGTTCGAGGTAGCGACCAGGGTCACACCGTTCTTGAACAGTTCTTCCATCAGCGTGCCGAGGATCATGGCGTCGGTGATGTCAGAGACGAAAAACTCATCGAAACAGATCACCCGCGCCTCATCGGAGAAACGCTTGGCAATGATGGTCAGCGGGTTTTTCTCGCCGGGAAGGGTCTTCATCTCTTCATGCACACGCTTCATGAAGCGGTGGAAGTGAGTGCGGACCTTTTCCTTGAACGGCAGCGCTTCGAAGAACGTGTCCACCAGGTAAGTCTTGCCCCGGCCCACGCCACCCCAGAAATACAGGCCCTTGACCGGCGCTTGGTCTTTCTTGCCAAACAGTTTGCTGAACATCCCCGGCTTGTTCTGCGAGGCCTGGACCAGATCGTCGTACAGGCGCTGCAAATGACGCACCGCAGTTTCCTGGGCGGCGTCATGGAAGAATTCGGGGCGCTTCAGATCAGCTTGATATCGTTCTAGGGGCGTCATAATTCGTTAGCAAGGCAACAAAAACGGGCCGCCACTGTAACGACGGCCCTGAAGAATGGCAATCAACCCTTGGTCGGGTTAATCCTCGATTGGCGTCAGCGCTACGCGCAACGCCTCGATGGCGGCATCGCGCGATGCGCTGTCGGCGAAGGACGGACTGTCGGCCACGGCCGCACCTTCCAGCCAGACGCTGAAGCTCAATGCTTCGCTGCGTACGTCCAAGTCCTGACCCGACTGCAGTTGTTTGGTCACGGCACCCGCCGCTTTACCATCGGCAAAGTTGCGCGACAGCAGCAGTTGCTCACCTTCGGCTGCCAACAGGCGGAAGCGGAAGCTACCGTCATCTTCGCGGAAACTGACGAAGCGCGCGGCTTTCGCAGCCTTCTTCTTGGTGCTGGCGGCAACCGTGGTCTGGTTGACAAACGAACGCAGGCCAACTGCTTCACGCAGTTCGCTGAGGAACGGAGCGGCCACGGCACGGGCTTTCTTGGCACCGATCAACAGCAGATCTTCCATGTCCGAAGGGCGCGACATCAACTGGTGATAACGCTCGCGGGCTTCGCCCAGTTGGCCGTCCAACAGCTGGAACAGACGGTTCTTCGCCTCGCCCCAGCCCAGGCCTTGCAGCAGTTCGCCACGGAATTCCTCTTCCTGAGCCTTGGTGGCAAACGCCTGGAACAAGGTGAACAGGTGGGAGTTGTCCGGATCTTTTGCCTCGCCTGGCGCGCGGGAGTCGGTGACGATCCGCGAGATGGCATCTTTCATGTCTTTGGCGCTGGTGAACAACGGGATGGTGTTGTCGTAGCTCTTCGACATCTTGCGGCCATCCAGGCCCGGTAAGGTGGCGACGCTTTCTTCGATCAGCGCCTCAGGCATGGTGAAGAATTCTTTACCGTTGCCGAACAGATGATTGAAGCGCTGGCCGATGTCCCGAGCCATTTCCACGTGCTGGATCTGGTCACGACCGACCGGCACTTTGTGGGCGTTGAACATCAGGATGTCCGCGGCCATCAGCACCGGGTAGCTGTACAGGCCCATGGTGATGCCCGCATCCGGGTCTTCGCCATTTTCCAGGTTCTTGTCCACCGAGGCCTTGTAGGCGTGGGCGCGGTTGAGCAGGCCCTTGGCCGCCACACAGGTCAGCAGCCAGGTCAGCTCGGGGATTTCCGGGATGTCGGACTGGCGGTAGAAGGTCACCCGGTTCACATCCAGGCCACCGGCCAGCCAGGTCGCGGCGATTTCCATACGCGAGCGCTGGATGCGCTGCGGGTCATCGCATTTGATCAGGGCGTGGTAGTCGGCCAGGAAGTAGAAGGAGTCGGCGTTGGCGTCCTGGCTGGCAAGGATCGCCGGGCGGATGGCGCCCGCGTAGTTGCCCAGGTGCGGCGTGCCGGTGGTGGTGATGCCGGTGAGGATACGGGTACGAGTCGTCATGGGTAATCGCTTATCAGACTGCTATCAATTCGAAAGGCGCGGCAGCACCAGATCCTTTAGATCGGTCAGCTTGCCATGAAAAAAGTGTCCGCATTCTGCCACTTTCAGCAGCTCATGGGGGCGATTCAAGGCCGCGGACCAGTCGTAGACGGTCTGGGGGTCGACCACTTCGTCGGTTTCAGGCTGGATCAGAGTCAATGGGCAGTTCTGCGCCAGCACGTCCTGATCGCGCAGGCGCATGACCGCAGCCGCCACCATGAACAGGTGCGCAAGTTTTTCGCCCTTGGCTTCCAGGCGGCCGCCGAGACTTGCCGCAACATACCCACCGAAGGAAAAACCCAGCAGGGTGATAGGCAGGTCGGGGTGTTTTTCACGCAG is a genomic window of Pseudomonas sp. ADAK18 containing:
- the zapE gene encoding cell division protein ZapE, with product MTPLERYQADLKRPEFFHDAAQETAVRHLQRLYDDLVQASQNKPGMFSKLFGKKDQAPVKGLYFWGGVGRGKTYLVDTFFEALPFKEKVRTHFHRFMKRVHEEMKTLPGEKNPLTIIAKRFSDEARVICFDEFFVSDITDAMILGTLMEELFKNGVTLVATSNIVPDGLYKDGLQRARFLPAIALIKQNTDIVNVDSGVDYRLRHLEQAELFHFPLDEAAQESLRKSFRALTPECTQAVENDKLIIENREIIALRTCDDVAWFDFRELCDGPRSQNDYIELGKIFHAVILSGVEQMTVTTDDIARRFINMVDEFYDRNVKLIISAEVELKDLYTGGRLNFEFQRTLSRLLEMQSHEFLSRAHKP
- a CDS encoding tryptophan--tRNA ligase → MTTRTRILTGITTTGTPHLGNYAGAIRPAILASQDANADSFYFLADYHALIKCDDPQRIQRSRMEIAATWLAGGLDVNRVTFYRQSDIPEIPELTWLLTCVAAKGLLNRAHAYKASVDKNLENGEDPDAGITMGLYSYPVLMAADILMFNAHKVPVGRDQIQHVEMARDIGQRFNHLFGNGKEFFTMPEALIEESVATLPGLDGRKMSKSYDNTIPLFTSAKDMKDAISRIVTDSRAPGEAKDPDNSHLFTLFQAFATKAQEEEFRGELLQGLGWGEAKNRLFQLLDGQLGEARERYHQLMSRPSDMEDLLLIGAKKARAVAAPFLSELREAVGLRSFVNQTTVAASTKKKAAKAARFVSFREDDGSFRFRLLAAEGEQLLLSRNFADGKAAGAVTKQLQSGQDLDVRSEALSFSVWLEGAAVADSPSFADSASRDAAIEALRVALTPIED
- a CDS encoding alpha/beta hydrolase; the encoded protein is MRETPVLIDGPVGQLEALYLDHPEPRGLALICHPNPVQGGTMLNKVVSTLQRTARDAGLITLRFNYRGVGASAGTHDMSTGEVDDAEAAATWLREKHPDLPITLLGFSFGGYVAASLGGRLEAKGEKLAHLFMVAAAVMRLRDQDVLAQNCPLTLIQPETDEVVDPQTVYDWSAALNRPHELLKVAECGHFFHGKLTDLKDLVLPRLSN